Proteins encoded together in one Candidatus Sulfotelmatobacter sp. window:
- a CDS encoding chloride channel protein — protein MRLSATLPSIAYRQAARGYELRVGPLRIPQSTYLLVAALLVGLGGGEGAVLFRALIALETNAAGQLTQFLAHGLGRWALVVTLAVGGAAAAWVAARFAPEARGHGVPEVMAAVALRGGIIRPRIILIKALCSATTIGFGGAAGREGPIVQIGSTIGSVLGQWVRAPAPVVRTLVACGAAAGISATFNAPIGGVFFASEVILGEFAPRSFAVVVVASVVAAVVGRAQLGDRPSFDAAGFALVSPRELWLYALLGVLCAVWAALFVRGLYACEDFADRIHAPAALKGACGFALVGLLGVAVPQILGVGYEAMQHVLDGHVGLGRAFALALAKPIATSLTLAAGGSGGVFAPSLFTGAMLGDAFGRIVHTVFPAWTASPAAYGLVAMAALFAAAAEAPITAITIVFEMSYDYTIILPLMIATVIATILGRRLLGATVYEMKLLRRGIDWQRVRRPRALAHVRAGSIANSDGAVAAPDETLAALLARMPPGIGAAVVVEDGRLLGVLDARTLAEAAARDPNRHVTSLLPAPSVSIGDDEPLERAADLLVDPAIPLVPVLGADGTFAGVISRADVLAAYRSAAAT, from the coding sequence GTGCGCCTTTCCGCGACCCTCCCCTCGATCGCCTATCGTCAGGCCGCGCGCGGATACGAGCTCCGCGTCGGACCGCTGCGGATCCCGCAGAGCACGTATCTGCTCGTCGCGGCACTGCTGGTCGGGCTGGGGGGCGGTGAGGGCGCCGTCCTCTTCCGCGCCTTGATCGCGCTCGAGACCAACGCCGCGGGCCAGCTCACGCAGTTCCTCGCCCACGGGTTGGGCCGCTGGGCGCTGGTCGTCACGCTCGCCGTCGGCGGTGCGGCCGCCGCCTGGGTGGCGGCGCGCTTCGCGCCCGAGGCGCGCGGGCACGGCGTCCCCGAAGTGATGGCCGCGGTCGCGCTGCGCGGCGGCATCATCCGCCCGCGCATCATCCTCATCAAGGCGCTGTGCTCGGCGACGACGATCGGTTTCGGCGGCGCGGCCGGCCGCGAGGGTCCGATCGTGCAGATCGGCAGCACGATCGGTTCCGTCCTCGGGCAGTGGGTGCGCGCGCCCGCGCCGGTCGTGCGCACGCTGGTCGCGTGCGGCGCGGCCGCCGGCATCTCGGCGACGTTCAACGCGCCGATCGGCGGCGTCTTCTTCGCCAGCGAAGTGATCTTGGGCGAGTTCGCACCGCGCTCGTTCGCCGTCGTCGTCGTCGCCAGCGTCGTCGCGGCCGTCGTCGGACGGGCGCAGCTCGGCGATCGCCCCTCGTTCGACGCGGCCGGCTTCGCGCTCGTCTCGCCGCGCGAGCTGTGGCTCTACGCGCTGCTCGGCGTGCTGTGCGCGGTCTGGGCCGCGCTGTTCGTGCGCGGGCTGTACGCCTGCGAAGACTTCGCCGACCGCATCCACGCGCCCGCCGCGCTCAAGGGTGCGTGCGGCTTCGCGCTGGTCGGGCTGCTCGGCGTCGCCGTGCCGCAGATCCTCGGCGTCGGCTACGAGGCGATGCAGCACGTCCTGGACGGCCACGTCGGCTTGGGGCGCGCGTTCGCGCTCGCGCTCGCCAAGCCGATCGCCACCTCGCTCACGCTCGCGGCGGGCGGCAGCGGCGGCGTCTTCGCGCCCTCGCTGTTCACCGGGGCAATGTTGGGCGACGCGTTCGGCCGCATCGTGCACACCGTGTTCCCGGCCTGGACCGCCTCGCCGGCCGCCTACGGTTTGGTCGCCATGGCCGCGCTGTTCGCCGCGGCGGCCGAGGCGCCGATCACCGCCATCACCATCGTCTTCGAGATGTCGTACGACTACACGATCATCTTGCCGCTGATGATCGCGACCGTGATCGCGACGATCCTGGGCCGCCGGCTGCTCGGCGCGACCGTCTACGAGATGAAGCTGCTGCGGCGCGGCATCGATTGGCAACGCGTGCGCCGGCCGCGCGCGCTCGCGCACGTGCGCGCCGGCAGCATCGCGAACAGCGACGGCGCGGTCGCCGCGCCGGACGAAACGCTCGCCGCGCTGCTGGCACGCATGCCGCCCGGGATCGGAGCGGCCGTCGTCGTCGAGGACGGCCGGCTGTTGGGGGTGCTCGACGCGCGCACGCTGGCCGAAGCGGCCGCGCGCGACCCGAACCGCCACGTCACCTCGCTCTTGCCCGCGCCGAGCGTCTCGATCGGCGACGACGAACCGCTCGAACGCGCCGCCGATCTGCTGGTCGATCCGGCGATCCCGCTGGTGCCGGTGCTGGGCGCCGACGGTACGTTCGCCGGCGTCATCAGCCGCGCCGACGTGCTCGCCGCATACCGGAGCGCGGCCGCGACCTGA
- a CDS encoding inorganic diphosphatase — protein MSLETRQNRLVLPLGERAPDEINVIVEIPSGARNKYEYDKQLDIFRLDRALHSPIFYPGDYGFAPRTLALDGDPLDVLILVSEPTFSGCLVAARPIGLLAMVDDGKPDDKVLAVPVGEPEYADVHNYSQIFPHQLRKIQHFFETYKLLEGKHTTVGGWDDAAAARRIITEAAQRFDAGS, from the coding sequence GTGAGCCTCGAGACCCGCCAAAATCGCTTGGTGCTGCCGCTGGGCGAGCGGGCGCCCGACGAGATCAACGTCATCGTCGAGATTCCCAGCGGCGCGCGCAACAAGTACGAGTACGACAAGCAGCTCGACATCTTCCGACTCGACCGCGCGCTGCACTCGCCGATCTTCTATCCCGGCGACTACGGCTTCGCGCCGCGCACGCTGGCGCTCGACGGCGATCCGCTCGACGTGCTGATCCTGGTCTCGGAGCCGACCTTCAGCGGCTGCCTGGTCGCGGCGCGCCCGATCGGCCTGTTGGCGATGGTCGACGACGGCAAGCCCGACGACAAGGTGCTGGCCGTTCCGGTCGGCGAGCCCGAGTACGCCGACGTACACAACTACTCACAGATCTTCCCGCACCAGCTGCGCAAGATCCAGCACTTCTTCGAGACCTACAAGCTGCTCGAAGGCAAGCACACGACGGTTGGGGGCTGGGACGATGCCGCCGCCGCGCGCCGGATCATCACCGAAGCCGCGCAGCGTTTCGATGCCGGCAGCTGA
- a CDS encoding ABC transporter substrate-binding protein translates to MRVVSLLPSATEILFGIGAGELVVGVTHECDFPEPARALPALTSSLLPQDLDAAGIDRHVRAKVHAGSSLYGLDDARLAALEPDLIVTQELCAVCAVSYEIVDRAAKRLRGDPRVVSLEPSSLEDVFATIAFLGELTDRRDAAAALLAQLRARVDALRARVAGRRRPRTLVLEWTDPPMSGGHWTPGLVELAGGEPILADPGANSRVLSWDAIAAAQPEVTIVAPCGFDLPRTEAALAAIPPGERATLGANVHTIDGNAFVNRPGPRLVDTAELFADAIAK, encoded by the coding sequence ATGCGCGTCGTCAGCTTGCTCCCCAGCGCGACGGAAATTCTTTTCGGGATCGGGGCCGGCGAGCTGGTCGTCGGCGTCACGCACGAGTGCGACTTCCCCGAACCGGCCCGCGCCCTGCCGGCGCTGACGTCGTCGCTGCTGCCGCAGGACCTCGACGCGGCGGGGATCGACCGTCACGTGCGGGCCAAGGTCCACGCCGGCTCGTCGCTCTACGGCCTCGACGACGCGCGCTTGGCAGCGCTGGAGCCCGACCTGATCGTGACCCAGGAGCTGTGTGCGGTCTGCGCGGTCTCCTACGAGATCGTCGACCGCGCGGCCAAACGACTGCGCGGCGACCCGCGCGTGGTCTCGCTCGAGCCCTCGTCGCTCGAGGACGTGTTCGCGACCATCGCGTTTCTCGGCGAGCTGACCGATCGCCGAGACGCCGCGGCCGCGCTGCTCGCGCAGCTGCGCGCGCGGGTCGACGCGTTGCGCGCACGGGTCGCCGGCCGCCGCCGCCCGCGCACCCTGGTGCTCGAGTGGACGGACCCGCCGATGAGCGGCGGGCACTGGACGCCGGGTCTGGTCGAGCTGGCCGGCGGCGAACCGATCCTGGCCGATCCCGGCGCGAACAGCCGCGTCCTGAGCTGGGACGCCATCGCGGCGGCGCAGCCCGAGGTCACGATCGTCGCGCCCTGCGGCTTCGACCTGCCGCGCACGGAAGCGGCGCTGGCGGCGATCCCGCCCGGCGAGCGCGCGACGCTCGGCGCGAACGTGCACACCATCGACGGCAACGCGTTCGTCAACCGTCCCGGTCCGCGGCTGGTCGACACCGCCGAGCTCTTCGCCGACGCGATCGCGAAGTGA
- the cobT gene encoding nicotinate-nucleotide--dimethylbenzimidazole phosphoribosyltransferase: MTLQAWRGAIAAPDPALAAAARERIDNLTKPLGSLGEIEELGVQLCAIAGAVPPPHAFERRAVLVGAGDHGVAIEGVSAYPPEVTPQMVGGFLAEIAAINAFARAVRAEVYVADFGVRTPFAAHPRLIEVRCGPGTANLAHEPAIGYDAVARVLDAGAAAFAALRERAAFDVLALGEMGIANTTAAAAIVAACTGAPVAQVVGRGTGIDDARLAVKRAVVERALARVDTTDVVSIAAELGGFEIVGLAGVILSAARARIPVVLDGFIVSAAALLAQRIAPNALAYCIAAHRSQEPGHAIALAALRLEPLLDLRLRLGEGSGAALALPLVEAAARMVREMKTFAEAGVAEKESEA, translated from the coding sequence GTGACGCTGCAAGCGTGGCGCGGGGCGATCGCCGCCCCCGATCCGGCGCTCGCGGCGGCGGCGCGCGAGCGGATCGACAACCTGACCAAACCGCTGGGCAGCTTGGGCGAGATCGAGGAGCTCGGCGTGCAGCTGTGCGCGATCGCGGGCGCGGTCCCGCCGCCGCACGCGTTCGAGCGCCGCGCGGTGCTGGTCGGAGCCGGTGATCACGGCGTCGCGATCGAGGGCGTGAGCGCGTATCCGCCCGAGGTCACGCCGCAGATGGTCGGCGGCTTCCTGGCCGAGATCGCCGCGATCAACGCGTTCGCGCGCGCGGTGCGCGCCGAGGTCTACGTCGCCGACTTCGGGGTGCGCACGCCGTTCGCGGCACACCCGCGCTTGATCGAGGTGCGCTGCGGTCCGGGAACCGCCAACCTCGCCCACGAGCCGGCGATCGGCTACGACGCCGTCGCGCGCGTGCTCGACGCGGGCGCCGCGGCCTTCGCCGCGCTGCGGGAGCGCGCGGCGTTCGACGTGCTCGCGCTGGGCGAGATGGGGATCGCCAACACGACCGCGGCGGCCGCCATCGTCGCCGCCTGCACCGGTGCGCCGGTCGCGCAGGTCGTCGGGCGCGGCACCGGCATCGACGACGCGCGCTTGGCCGTCAAGCGCGCCGTCGTCGAGCGCGCGCTGGCGCGCGTCGACACGACCGACGTCGTCTCGATCGCGGCCGAGCTGGGCGGCTTCGAGATCGTCGGACTGGCGGGCGTGATCTTGAGCGCGGCACGCGCGCGCATCCCGGTCGTGCTGGACGGTTTCATCGTGTCGGCGGCCGCGCTGCTCGCGCAGCGCATCGCGCCCAACGCGCTCGCGTACTGCATCGCCGCGCACCGCTCGCAGGAACCCGGCCACGCGATCGCGCTGGCGGCGCTGCGGTTGGAGCCGCTGCTCGATCTGCGCCTGCGCCTGGGCGAAGGCAGCGGCGCCGCGCTGGCCCTCCCGCTGGTCGAAGCGGCGGCACGGATGGTGCGCGAGATGAAGACGTTCGCCGAGGCCGGCGTGGCCGAAAAAGAATCCGAGGCGTGA
- a CDS encoding ferritin-like domain-containing protein: MRERARKELEKGAITDNYELDPKQAIGLLQGALATEIVCVLRYTMHYIAATGIASDGPKDEFEEHANDERRHMHLIAERINQLGGTPNLDPDGLAMRSATEYGASDLDLVAMLKENLVAERIAVEHYRDLIRFFGEKDPTTRVMLEGILAQEEDHANDMHDLLVAHEGRPMLPRD; this comes from the coding sequence TTGCGTGAACGCGCTCGCAAGGAACTCGAGAAGGGCGCGATCACGGACAACTACGAGCTCGATCCCAAACAGGCGATCGGGCTGCTGCAGGGTGCGCTCGCGACCGAGATCGTCTGCGTCCTGCGCTACACGATGCACTATATCGCCGCGACCGGCATCGCGAGCGACGGACCCAAAGACGAGTTCGAAGAGCACGCCAACGACGAGCGCCGGCACATGCACCTCATCGCTGAGCGCATCAATCAGCTCGGCGGGACGCCGAACCTCGATCCCGACGGGCTGGCGATGCGCTCGGCCACCGAGTACGGCGCGAGCGACCTCGACCTGGTCGCGATGCTCAAGGAGAACCTGGTCGCGGAGCGGATCGCGGTCGAACACTACCGCGACCTGATCCGGTTCTTCGGCGAGAAGGACCCGACCACGCGGGTCATGCTCGAGGGGATTCTGGCGCAGGAGGAAGATCACGCCAACGACATGCACGACCTGCTGGTCGCGCACGAAGGAAGGCCGATGCTGCCCCGGGACTAG
- a CDS encoding histidine phosphatase family protein, which yields MRLICVRHGQTAWNAERRFQGHSDIPLDEVGRAQAHGLAVSLRDEPIDLAVSSDLSRAVETARIVLGDRDVPLRLDAAWREMRFGRWEGLTWDQIVAANPELAMDEVTPRTYAARGGESFEQLCERVAGAVAVVQGALSPVGTALVATHAGPLHALLRVLLGEARSLALQVRFAPASLTRFDYDGERWSLGALNETAVAP from the coding sequence GTGCGCCTGATCTGCGTCCGCCACGGACAGACGGCCTGGAACGCCGAGCGGCGATTCCAGGGCCATAGCGACATCCCGCTCGACGAGGTGGGCCGTGCGCAAGCGCACGGCCTCGCCGTGTCGCTGCGCGACGAGCCGATCGACCTGGCCGTCTCGAGCGACCTGAGCCGCGCCGTCGAGACGGCGCGCATCGTGCTGGGCGATCGTGACGTCCCACTGCGCCTCGACGCGGCGTGGCGCGAGATGCGCTTCGGCCGGTGGGAAGGGCTGACGTGGGACCAGATCGTCGCCGCCAACCCGGAGCTGGCGATGGACGAGGTCACCCCGCGCACCTACGCCGCGCGCGGCGGCGAGTCGTTCGAGCAGCTCTGCGAGCGCGTCGCCGGCGCCGTCGCCGTCGTGCAGGGCGCGCTCTCGCCGGTCGGCACCGCGCTGGTCGCGACGCACGCGGGGCCGTTGCACGCGCTCTTGCGCGTGCTGCTCGGCGAAGCACGGAGCCTCGCGTTGCAGGTGCGCTTCGCGCCCGCCTCGCTGACCCGCTTCGACTACGACGGCGAACGGTGGTCGCTGGGCGCGCTCAACGAGACGGCGGTGGCGCCGTGA
- a CDS encoding VOC family protein, with translation MAVTGLAFIMYPVTDMDRSVAFYRDQIGIAPTDVASSFWTEFDVDGQTFGIGTFEQVGTPGTGNALALEVDDIAAAHGRLAERGVEITDPHELPACWISMVRDPDGNQVWLHQRKPRG, from the coding sequence GTGGCCGTCACCGGCTTGGCGTTCATCATGTATCCCGTCACCGACATGGACCGTTCGGTCGCGTTCTACCGCGATCAGATCGGCATCGCCCCGACCGACGTCGCGTCGAGCTTCTGGACGGAGTTCGACGTCGACGGCCAGACGTTCGGGATCGGCACCTTCGAACAAGTCGGCACGCCGGGCACCGGCAACGCGCTCGCGCTCGAGGTGGACGACATCGCGGCGGCGCACGGGCGCTTGGCCGAGCGCGGCGTCGAGATCACCGACCCGCACGAGTTGCCGGCCTGCTGGATTTCGATGGTGCGCGACCCCGACGGAAATCAGGTTTGGCTGCATCAGCGCAAGCCGCGGGGCTGA
- a CDS encoding adenosylcobinamide-GDP ribazoletransferase, with amino-acid sequence MNGLRDAFGYFTIVPVGDVDAPDARALVWLPLVGAVVGAVAGGAAYGVARVAPPALALAVAFALPILLTGALHVDGFLDGCDAFFASVPAARRLEILRDPRHGTYALAGGAIAAAFWIAAVSCIAPARLALALACAGASARLGAISLARFVPYGRAGEPAPALRGRPSIIGLTIGLVFVLCVGAAMGVRGAIIVPAALAFAVLAGLFARRQLGGGLTGDAYGFSIVVAEVAGLVAFAV; translated from the coding sequence GTGAACGGGCTGCGCGACGCGTTCGGGTACTTCACCATCGTCCCGGTCGGCGACGTCGACGCCCCCGACGCGCGCGCCCTGGTGTGGTTGCCGCTCGTCGGGGCGGTCGTCGGCGCGGTCGCGGGCGGTGCCGCGTACGGGGTGGCGCGCGTCGCGCCGCCGGCGCTCGCCCTGGCCGTCGCGTTCGCGCTGCCGATCCTGCTGACCGGCGCGCTGCACGTCGACGGATTCCTCGACGGATGCGACGCGTTCTTCGCCAGCGTTCCGGCGGCGCGACGCCTGGAGATCCTGCGCGACCCGCGGCACGGCACCTACGCGCTGGCCGGCGGCGCGATCGCGGCCGCGTTCTGGATCGCGGCGGTGAGCTGCATCGCGCCGGCCCGGCTCGCGCTCGCGCTGGCCTGCGCCGGCGCCAGCGCGCGACTGGGCGCGATCTCGCTGGCGCGGTTCGTGCCCTACGGCCGGGCCGGCGAGCCCGCGCCCGCGCTGCGCGGGCGGCCGTCGATCATCGGCCTGACCATCGGACTGGTCTTCGTTCTGTGCGTGGGGGCGGCGATGGGCGTGCGCGGCGCGATCATCGTTCCGGCGGCGCTCGCGTTCGCGGTGCTGGCCGGGCTCTTCGCGCGCCGGCAGCTGGGCGGCGGATTGACCGGCGATGCGTACGGGTTCAGCATCGTCGTCGCCGAAGTAGCCGGGCTCGTCGCGTTCGCCGTCTAA